A genomic region of Chitinimonas arctica contains the following coding sequences:
- a CDS encoding NF038129 family PEP-CTERM protein — protein sequence MKLWTKPLFGLFAALALLASAGASVSYDIRVDTSSLAGSQGHLDFGLIGLNDSPLAGASITGLSGGSLLGPVQLDGGAAAVAGGWALDNGQAFNAVFGAWQFGQQLGFRLTFSGDWQTNPLGSGNTFAFKLWNQAADATLLTNDGNGDLLRFELLPAGRIEAVTFDRDGQGHGSPVSITAVPEPETAAMLMAGLMVLAAVKRRARGG from the coding sequence GTGAAACTCTGGACCAAACCCCTATTCGGCCTGTTCGCCGCCTTGGCGCTGCTGGCTTCGGCCGGCGCCAGCGTCAGCTACGATATCCGTGTCGATACCAGCAGCCTGGCCGGCAGCCAAGGCCACCTGGATTTCGGCCTGATCGGTCTGAACGACTCTCCCCTGGCCGGTGCAAGCATCACGGGCTTGTCCGGCGGCAGCCTGCTCGGTCCCGTGCAGCTGGATGGCGGCGCTGCGGCGGTTGCGGGCGGCTGGGCGCTGGATAATGGCCAAGCCTTCAATGCCGTGTTCGGCGCCTGGCAGTTCGGTCAGCAACTGGGCTTCCGGCTGACTTTCAGCGGCGACTGGCAAACCAATCCCTTGGGCAGCGGCAATACCTTTGCCTTCAAGCTTTGGAATCAGGCCGCCGACGCCACCCTGCTGACGAACGATGGTAACGGCGATCTGCTGCGCTTCGAATTGCTGCCCGCCGGCCGTATCGAAGCCGTCACCTTTGACCGCGATGGACAGGGGCATGGCTCGCCGGTCAGCATCACCGCCGTGCCGGAACCGGAAACAGCCGCCATGCTGATGGCCGGCTTGATGGTGCTGGCCGCGGTCAAACGCCGTGCCCGTGGCGGCTGA
- a CDS encoding lamin tail domain-containing protein yields MKQKDIAIAIAMAGLAMPALAAGLPVISQVYGGGGNSGSVWRNDFIELFNRGDAPVTLDGWSVQYASASGSNWQKTSLSGVLQAGQYYLVQQAAGAGGTQNLPNPDAIGALTLSGTAGKVALVNNDTPLPCGSSCALTANVVDFVGFGSANNAEGGAAPAPSNTLSVLRGAVGCSDSNSNSADFSTGMPVPRNRATAPHLCGDDGGPVEPVQARIHDIQGRAHLSPLKGRQVVQVPGVVTALMSNGFFMQDAEPDNDPVTSEGVFVYTGSAPTVQVGDAVQVNGLVTEYRPGGSNAAENLTTTEITAPTVRMISHGNALPVATVIGAAGRQAPGALIHMGHGDVETLGVLVPSVNAIDFYESLEGMRVQVPAPVVVGPSNAAGDMVVLPDNGSATQTRTPRGGVVVAAGDFNPERLTVVKGVATPPQVDVGDRFAAISGILDYGNGDFKLLAGELSGLARGGLSQERTRPQLVNELAIASFNLENLSAGDSAGKFDGLARQIVHNLQSPDIVAVMEVQDNDGAANSGEVDAGRTFARLFQSISQAGGPVYQFRAINPLNGQDGGEPGGNIRQGFLFNPARVAFIDRPGGDAVSAISVQQGSDGPRLSASPGRIEPANPAFSNSRKPLAGEFVFNGRKVFLIANHFNAKTTDQPLFGRFQPPQLGTEPKRMQQTQVVAQFVSRILQADAQAGVVVLGDMNDFEFSPALGILKAAGLRDLVENLPPGERYTYVYEGNSQALDHILVSAGLASRTEYDVVHVNSEFANQTSDHEPEVARISLPPLVDGSANFTWQASGLSYNRATGIYQGTVTLTATNAMAGPLALALADLPAGVSLANGNATVANLPAIRLPGSVTAGQRLTVTLQFRNPGNVRLGYAVRVYSGL; encoded by the coding sequence ATGAAGCAGAAGGATATTGCCATCGCTATTGCGATGGCAGGGCTGGCCATGCCGGCGTTGGCGGCTGGGCTGCCGGTCATCAGCCAGGTTTATGGCGGCGGCGGCAATAGCGGGTCGGTGTGGCGCAATGACTTTATCGAATTGTTCAATCGCGGCGATGCGCCCGTCACCCTCGACGGGTGGAGCGTCCAATACGCCAGCGCCAGCGGTAGCAATTGGCAGAAGACCAGCCTGAGCGGTGTCCTCCAGGCGGGCCAATATTACCTGGTACAGCAAGCCGCCGGCGCGGGTGGTACGCAGAATCTGCCCAATCCCGACGCCATCGGCGCCTTGACCCTGTCCGGTACCGCCGGCAAGGTGGCGCTGGTCAATAACGACACGCCGCTGCCATGCGGCAGCAGCTGCGCCCTGACCGCCAATGTGGTCGATTTCGTCGGCTTCGGCAGTGCCAACAATGCCGAGGGCGGTGCCGCTCCGGCGCCTTCCAATACCTTGTCGGTATTGCGCGGCGCGGTGGGTTGCAGCGACAGCAACAGCAATAGCGCCGACTTCAGCACCGGCATGCCGGTTCCGCGCAACCGCGCCACGGCCCCGCACCTCTGCGGCGACGACGGCGGACCGGTCGAGCCGGTGCAGGCCCGTATCCACGATATCCAGGGCCGCGCCCATCTGTCGCCGCTGAAGGGCCGCCAGGTCGTCCAGGTGCCCGGTGTCGTCACGGCGCTGATGAGCAATGGCTTCTTTATGCAGGACGCCGAACCGGACAACGATCCCGTCACCTCGGAAGGTGTCTTTGTCTACACCGGCAGCGCGCCGACCGTGCAGGTAGGCGACGCGGTCCAGGTCAACGGTCTGGTGACCGAATACCGCCCTGGCGGCAGCAACGCCGCCGAGAATCTCACCACTACCGAAATCACCGCGCCTACGGTGCGCATGATCTCGCACGGCAATGCCTTGCCGGTCGCCACCGTGATCGGCGCGGCCGGCCGGCAGGCGCCCGGCGCGCTGATCCATATGGGCCATGGCGACGTCGAGACGCTTGGCGTGCTGGTGCCCAGCGTCAACGCGATCGATTTCTACGAGAGCCTGGAAGGGATGCGCGTGCAGGTGCCGGCGCCGGTCGTGGTCGGTCCGAGCAATGCGGCCGGCGATATGGTGGTGTTGCCGGACAATGGCAGCGCGACGCAAACCCGCACGCCGCGCGGCGGCGTGGTGGTGGCCGCCGGCGACTTCAATCCCGAACGGCTGACCGTGGTCAAGGGCGTGGCGACCCCGCCGCAAGTCGATGTGGGCGATCGCTTTGCCGCGATCTCCGGCATCCTCGACTACGGCAACGGCGACTTCAAACTGCTGGCCGGCGAGCTGAGCGGCCTGGCGCGCGGTGGCCTGAGCCAGGAGCGTACCCGGCCGCAGTTGGTCAACGAATTGGCCATCGCCTCCTTCAATCTGGAAAACCTGTCGGCCGGCGATTCGGCCGGCAAGTTCGATGGCTTGGCCAGGCAGATCGTCCACAACCTGCAATCGCCCGATATCGTCGCGGTGATGGAAGTGCAGGACAACGACGGCGCCGCCAATAGCGGCGAAGTGGATGCCGGCCGGACCTTTGCCCGGCTGTTCCAGTCCATCAGCCAGGCGGGTGGGCCGGTTTATCAATTCCGCGCCATCAATCCGCTCAACGGCCAGGACGGCGGAGAACCCGGCGGCAATATCCGCCAGGGCTTTCTGTTCAATCCGGCGCGGGTGGCCTTTATCGACCGGCCGGGTGGCGATGCCGTCAGCGCCATCAGCGTCCAGCAGGGTAGCGACGGCCCGCGCCTGTCCGCCAGCCCGGGCCGTATCGAACCGGCCAATCCGGCCTTCAGCAATAGCCGCAAGCCGCTGGCGGGCGAATTCGTCTTCAACGGCCGCAAGGTCTTCCTGATCGCCAACCACTTCAACGCCAAGACCACCGACCAGCCCTTGTTCGGCCGCTTCCAGCCGCCGCAACTGGGCACCGAGCCCAAGCGCATGCAGCAGACCCAGGTCGTGGCGCAGTTCGTCTCGCGCATTCTGCAGGCCGATGCACAGGCGGGCGTGGTGGTGCTGGGCGATATGAATGACTTCGAGTTCTCGCCTGCCCTGGGGATACTCAAGGCGGCGGGACTGCGCGACCTGGTAGAAAACCTGCCGCCGGGCGAGCGCTATACCTATGTATACGAAGGCAACTCGCAAGCACTCGACCATATCCTGGTCAGCGCCGGCCTGGCCAGCCGGACGGAATACGACGTGGTGCACGTGAATAGCGAATTCGCCAACCAGACCAGCGACCATGAACCGGAAGTCGCCCGTATCAGCCTGCCGCCGCTGGTGGATGGTTCGGCCAATTTCACCTGGCAGGCGTCCGGCCTCAGCTACAACCGTGCCACCGGCATCTACCAGGGCACCGTGACGCTGACCGCGACCAATGCCATGGCCGGTCCGCTTGCCCTGGCCCTGGCCGATCTGCCTGCCGGCGTGAGCCTGGCCAATGGCAATGCCACGGTCGCCAATCTGCCGGCGATCCGCCTTCCCGGCTCGGTCACGGCTGGGCAGCGCCTGACCGTCACGCTGCAGTTCCGCAACCCGGGCAATGTCCGCCTGGGCTATGCGGTACGTGTCTACAGCGGCCTGTAA
- the radA gene encoding DNA repair protein RadA — translation MAKPKTVYTCADCGGINPKWQGQCPHCSAWNTLSETIAVESKPSHGRFSALAAGGGVQSLTDVQTAELPRLSTGSEELDRVLGGGLVRGGVVLIGGDPGIGKSTLLLQALAHIGNQHRVLYVSGEESAQQIALRARRLTVDAGPVRLLAEINMETILATLSAEKPEIVVIDSIQTVYSEHLQSAPGSVAQVRECSAQLTRYAKTSGTTILLVGHVTKDGALAGPRVLEHIVDAVLYFEGDTHSSFRLIRAQKNRFGAVNELGVFAMTDKGLRGVTNPSALFLSQHAEPVAGACVLVTQEGTRPLLVEIQALVDEAHAPNPKRLAVGLEQNRLALLLAVLHRHAGVACFDQDVFVNAVGGVRIAEPAADLAVLLAIVSSLRNRPLPAKLVVFGEVGLAGEVRPVQRGQERLKEAAKLGFTMAIIPKANAPKTPIPGMTVQAVDRLEQAVAALRDA, via the coding sequence ATGGCCAAACCCAAAACCGTCTACACCTGCGCCGATTGCGGCGGTATCAACCCGAAATGGCAGGGCCAATGCCCCCATTGCAGCGCCTGGAACACGCTCTCCGAAACCATCGCGGTCGAGTCCAAACCAAGCCACGGACGCTTCAGCGCCCTGGCGGCCGGCGGCGGCGTGCAATCGCTGACCGACGTGCAGACGGCCGAGCTGCCACGGCTTTCGACCGGCAGCGAGGAATTGGACCGGGTGTTGGGCGGCGGCTTGGTGCGCGGCGGCGTGGTGCTGATCGGCGGCGACCCTGGGATCGGCAAGTCCACCCTGCTATTGCAGGCACTGGCGCATATCGGCAATCAACATCGGGTGCTGTATGTCAGCGGCGAGGAATCGGCCCAGCAGATCGCCCTGCGCGCCCGCCGCCTGACGGTGGACGCAGGCCCGGTACGGCTGCTGGCCGAGATCAATATGGAGACCATTCTCGCCACCTTGTCGGCCGAGAAACCGGAAATCGTGGTGATCGACTCGATCCAGACGGTCTACAGCGAACACTTGCAGTCCGCGCCCGGTTCGGTGGCCCAGGTGCGCGAATGCTCGGCCCAGCTGACCCGCTACGCCAAGACCAGCGGCACCACCATCCTGCTGGTCGGCCACGTCACCAAGGATGGCGCGCTGGCCGGTCCGCGCGTGCTGGAGCATATCGTCGATGCGGTGCTGTATTTCGAGGGCGATACCCACTCCAGCTTCCGGCTGATACGCGCGCAGAAGAACCGTTTCGGCGCGGTCAATGAGCTGGGCGTATTCGCCATGACCGACAAAGGCCTGCGCGGCGTCACCAACCCGTCCGCGCTGTTCCTGTCGCAACACGCCGAGCCGGTGGCCGGGGCCTGCGTGCTGGTCACGCAAGAGGGTACCCGCCCGCTGCTTGTGGAAATACAGGCCCTGGTGGATGAGGCGCATGCGCCCAATCCCAAGCGCCTGGCGGTGGGACTGGAGCAAAACCGCTTGGCGCTGTTGCTGGCGGTGCTGCACCGGCACGCCGGGGTGGCCTGTTTCGACCAGGACGTGTTCGTCAACGCCGTGGGCGGCGTGCGCATCGCCGAGCCCGCCGCCGACCTGGCGGTATTGCTGGCGATTGTCTCCTCGCTGCGCAACCGGCCCTTGCCGGCCAAGCTGGTGGTGTTCGGCGAAGTGGGCCTGGCGGGCGAAGTCAGGCCGGTGCAACGCGGCCAGGAGCGTTTGAAGGAAGCGGCCAAGCTGGGCTTTACCATGGCCATCATCCCCAAGGCCAATGCCCCCAAGACGCCCATTCCCGGCATGACCGTGCAGGCCGTGGACCGGCTGGAGCAGGCCGTGGCGGCCTTGCGCGACGCTTGA
- the trxA gene encoding thioredoxin TrxA, whose product MSSDLIHHVTDASFEGDVLQATGPVLVDYWAEWCGPCKMIAPILDEVANEYQGKLKVTKLNIDENQATPPKFGIRGIPTLMIFKDGAVAATKVGALSKSQLTTFIDSHL is encoded by the coding sequence ATGAGCAGCGATCTCATCCATCACGTGACCGACGCCAGTTTCGAAGGCGATGTACTGCAAGCAACCGGCCCGGTGCTGGTGGACTACTGGGCCGAGTGGTGCGGTCCTTGCAAGATGATCGCCCCCATCCTCGACGAGGTGGCCAATGAGTACCAGGGCAAGCTGAAGGTGACCAAGCTCAATATCGACGAAAACCAGGCCACCCCGCCCAAGTTCGGCATCCGCGGCATCCCCACCCTGATGATCTTCAAGGATGGCGCAGTGGCCGCCACCAAGGTCGGCGCGCTGTCGAAATCGCAGCTGACCACCTTTATCGACAGCCACCTGTAA
- the rho gene encoding transcription termination factor Rho, giving the protein MHLSDLKHKHVSELVDMATDIDGANRMRKQDLIFALLKSQAKKGESIFGDGTLEVLPDGFGFLRSPDTSYLAGPDDIYVSPSQIRRFNLHTGDTIEGEIRTPKDGERYFALVKVDRVNNDTPEATKNKILFENLTPLFPTERMTLERDIKAEENITSRVIDLIAPIGKGQRGLLVAPPKSGKTVMLTHIAHAITANHPDVILIVLLIDERPEEVTEMTRTVRGEVVASTFDEPPTRHVQVAEMVIEKAKRLVEHKKDVVILLDSITRLARAYNTVIPASGKVLTGGVDANALQKPKRFFGAARNIEEGGSLTIIATALTDTGSRMDDVIYEEFKGTGNMELHLDRRMAEKRIYPAINVNRSGTRREELLIPSEQLQKIWVLRKLLYPMDELEAMDFLLGKVKGTKNNNDFFDSMRR; this is encoded by the coding sequence ATGCATTTGTCAGACCTAAAGCACAAGCACGTATCCGAGCTGGTCGATATGGCCACCGATATCGACGGTGCAAACCGGATGCGCAAGCAGGACCTGATCTTCGCCTTGCTGAAGAGTCAGGCCAAAAAGGGCGAAAGCATTTTCGGCGACGGCACTCTGGAAGTGCTGCCCGACGGCTTCGGTTTCTTGCGTAGCCCCGACACCAGCTATCTGGCCGGTCCGGACGATATCTACGTTTCCCCCTCGCAGATCCGCCGTTTCAATCTGCACACGGGCGACACCATCGAAGGCGAGATCCGCACCCCCAAGGATGGGGAGCGCTACTTCGCCCTGGTGAAGGTGGATAGAGTCAATAACGACACGCCGGAAGCCACCAAGAACAAGATCCTCTTCGAAAACCTGACGCCGCTGTTCCCCACCGAGCGCATGACGCTGGAACGCGATATCAAGGCCGAAGAGAACATCACCAGCCGGGTGATCGACTTGATCGCGCCGATCGGCAAGGGCCAGCGCGGCCTGCTGGTCGCCCCGCCCAAGTCGGGCAAGACCGTGATGCTGACGCATATCGCGCATGCCATCACCGCCAACCATCCCGACGTGATCCTGATCGTGCTGCTGATCGACGAACGGCCGGAAGAAGTGACCGAAATGACGCGCACGGTGCGCGGCGAAGTGGTTGCCTCCACCTTCGACGAACCGCCGACACGCCATGTGCAGGTTGCCGAAATGGTGATCGAGAAGGCCAAGCGCCTGGTCGAGCACAAGAAGGACGTGGTCATCCTGCTGGACTCCATCACCCGCCTGGCTCGCGCCTACAACACCGTGATCCCGGCATCGGGCAAGGTATTGACCGGTGGTGTGGACGCCAATGCCCTGCAAAAGCCCAAGCGCTTCTTCGGCGCCGCCCGCAATATCGAGGAAGGCGGCTCGCTGACCATTATCGCCACCGCGCTGACCGACACCGGCAGCCGCATGGACGATGTGATCTACGAAGAATTCAAGGGTACCGGCAATATGGAACTGCATCTCGACCGCCGCATGGCCGAGAAGCGCATCTACCCGGCGATCAACGTCAACCGCTCCGGCACCCGCCGCGAGGAATTGCTGATCCCGTCCGAACAGCTGCAGAAAATCTGGGTGCTGCGCAAGCTGCTCTACCCGATGGACGAGCTGGAGGCGATGGACTTCCTGCTGGGCAAGGTCAAGGGCACCAAGAACAACAACGACTTCTTCGACTCGATGCGTCGCTAA